One genomic window of Spirochaetia bacterium 38H-sp includes the following:
- the ispH gene encoding 4-hydroxy-3-methylbut-2-enyl diphosphate reductase — protein sequence MRIFFPDFSGFCPGVKKAEKEIFKRAESSKEPIYVLGQLIHNRYFTEELENRGVFVKNSIEDIPQDSHVIIRTHGIPRQTEEILRKKYRVTDLTCYKVKALQKVIREYADKGYGTIISGKREHPEVQGLISYAGDYWVLKTKEEMEDFFYNRAKQDKKLMSLHNLLLVSQTTAKEELFFYMAELAKKNLPGYKIEIHNSVCSITSMREEAALKLQQDVDASLVIGDHSSSNASKLYELLREKSENTWFITCLDDLIAIEQHLEQVKRLQIVSSSSTPKSQEKEIINHIKQKFPVEN from the coding sequence ATGAGAATTTTTTTTCCGGATTTCTCCGGATTTTGTCCAGGTGTAAAAAAGGCAGAAAAAGAAATATTTAAAAGGGCAGAATCTAGTAAAGAACCGATATATGTCCTGGGACAGCTCATACACAACAGGTATTTTACAGAAGAACTAGAAAACCGCGGTGTATTTGTAAAAAATAGTATAGAAGATATTCCGCAGGATTCTCATGTTATCATTCGTACACATGGGATTCCTAGACAAACAGAAGAAATTTTAAGAAAAAAATATAGGGTAACCGACTTGACCTGTTATAAGGTAAAGGCTCTGCAAAAAGTAATACGAGAGTATGCTGATAAAGGCTACGGAACAATCATAAGTGGTAAAAGGGAGCATCCTGAGGTACAAGGTCTCATAAGTTATGCCGGAGACTACTGGGTTCTAAAAACAAAAGAAGAAATGGAAGATTTTTTTTACAACAGGGCAAAGCAGGATAAAAAGCTCATGTCCTTGCACAACTTACTTCTCGTTTCACAGACCACAGCAAAAGAAGAACTTTTTTTCTACATGGCAGAGTTGGCAAAAAAAAATCTGCCAGGATATAAGATAGAAATTCATAATTCTGTATGCTCCATAACATCCATGAGAGAAGAAGCTGCTCTTAAATTGCAGCAGGATGTGGATGCAAGCCTGGTGATAGGTGACCACTCATCCTCCAATGCAAGCAAGCTCTACGAGCTTCTCAGAGAAAAATCAGAAAACACATGGTTTATAACATGCTTGGATGACCTTATAGCAATAGAACAACATCTTGAACAAGTAAAAAGACTGCAGATTGTATCTTCTTCCTCTACACCAAAAAGTCAGGAGAAAGAAATAATCAACCATATAAAACAAAAATTTCCTGTGGAAAACTGA
- a CDS encoding ammonium transporter, translating to METSVQSLTSAGNVLFILLGAVMILAMHGGFAFLEAGTVSKKNQVNAFQKILFDWSVTTLIYFFIGYVVAYGISLYSDTKLLTYDHGYEMVKFFFLTAFAAAVPAIISGGVVGRIKFFAQTIAAIFIAAIIYPFFEGLIWGRISFFQNWLTNIFGNSLHDFAGSVVVHSIGGWLALAGILILGPRRGRYDGTLDIRPSNIPFLALGSWILIVGWFGFNVMSAQKLTEISGLVAINSLFAMTAGAIGGLLFSKNDAGFTHNGALAGLVAICAGSDVVHPISAIIIGLVASFIFVKLFHWETEVLKIDDVLGVWPLHGINGTWGGIAAGIFGHKALGAVKELSLGAQIVGSLAAVLYALFLGFILYKIIDLIYGLRMSEQEQMIGSDLTYHRIEANPEETL from the coding sequence ATGGAAACATCTGTGCAATCTTTGACAAGTGCGGGCAATGTTTTGTTTATACTGCTTGGAGCGGTTATGATACTTGCCATGCACGGTGGTTTTGCTTTTCTGGAAGCCGGAACAGTAAGCAAAAAAAACCAGGTCAATGCTTTTCAGAAAATATTATTTGACTGGTCTGTTACAACATTGATTTACTTCTTTATAGGCTATGTAGTAGCATACGGCATAAGTTTATACAGCGATACAAAACTTCTCACCTATGACCATGGCTACGAGATGGTAAAGTTCTTTTTTCTTACAGCCTTTGCCGCTGCGGTGCCTGCCATAATATCAGGTGGTGTAGTAGGAAGAATAAAGTTCTTTGCCCAGACAATAGCTGCAATATTTATAGCTGCAATAATATATCCCTTCTTTGAAGGCCTCATATGGGGAAGAATATCCTTCTTCCAAAACTGGCTCACAAACATTTTTGGAAACAGTTTGCATGATTTTGCAGGCTCAGTAGTTGTACATTCTATAGGAGGCTGGCTCGCACTGGCAGGAATTCTTATTCTTGGCCCAAGAAGAGGTAGATATGACGGGACACTCGATATACGGCCGAGCAATATCCCTTTTCTGGCACTTGGAAGCTGGATTCTGATTGTAGGCTGGTTTGGTTTTAATGTCATGAGTGCTCAGAAATTGACAGAAATATCAGGACTGGTAGCAATCAATTCCCTTTTTGCGATGACAGCAGGTGCCATAGGTGGCTTATTATTCTCAAAGAACGATGCTGGTTTTACTCACAACGGTGCACTCGCAGGTCTTGTGGCAATATGTGCAGGCTCAGATGTAGTACACCCCATTTCGGCAATCATAATAGGACTTGTGGCCTCTTTTATATTTGTAAAACTATTCCATTGGGAAACAGAAGTTCTCAAAATAGATGATGTACTTGGAGTATGGCCCCTCCACGGCATAAACGGAACATGGGGCGGTATTGCTGCTGGAATATTCGGTCATAAGGCACTAGGAGCTGTAAAGGAGCTTAGCCTTGGCGCTCAGATTGTAGGCTCTCTTGCTGCCGTATTGTATGCTCTATTTTTAGGCTTTATTCTCTATAAAATAATTGACCTCATCTATGGGCTTAGGATGAGCGAGCAGGAGCAGATGATTGGCTCTGACCTTACATATCACAGAATAGAAGCCAATCCGGAAGAAACACTATAA
- the accB gene encoding acetyl-CoA carboxylase biotin carboxyl carrier protein, with protein sequence MKLDDIFTIMDKFSASNLDVIKIKDGDFSIELKKHPQGGVVLPAQSTAPAVYAQTVLPADQQQVSQPVSENPTVSAGAEIVTSPIVGTFYRAPSPDALPFVEEGQKVKKGDTLCIIEAMKIMNELEAEYDMEIVRVLVENGTMVEYGTPLFEVKKI encoded by the coding sequence ATGAAGCTGGATGATATTTTTACGATTATGGACAAATTTTCTGCAAGTAATCTGGATGTTATTAAGATAAAAGACGGTGATTTTTCTATTGAACTCAAAAAACACCCTCAAGGTGGAGTTGTTCTGCCTGCGCAGTCTACTGCTCCTGCAGTCTATGCTCAGACAGTTTTGCCTGCTGATCAGCAGCAAGTATCTCAGCCTGTATCGGAAAATCCTACAGTTTCCGCTGGTGCGGAGATAGTTACTTCTCCAATAGTAGGTACATTTTACAGAGCTCCTTCCCCCGATGCTCTTCCTTTTGTAGAAGAGGGGCAGAAAGTCAAAAAAGGCGATACCCTTTGCATAATAGAAGCGATGAAGATAATGAACGAGCTTGAGGCAGAATATGACATGGAGATTGTGAGGGTTCTCGTAGAGAACGGTACGATGGTAGAATATGGCACACCGCTTTTTGAGGTAAAGAAGATATGA
- the accC gene encoding acetyl-CoA carboxylase biotin carboxylase subunit, with amino-acid sequence MIKSLLIANRGEITVRVIRTCKEMGIRAVAVYSEADRNSLGVRMADEAVCIGPPASRDSYLNQNNLISAAVLTGCDAIHPGVGFLAERADFAERVINEGLIFVGPSPEVIRLLGDKVQAKDTAKKYGVPVIPGSDGAVSDVEEAKKIVKDIGLPVIVKAASGGGGKGMRIVWKEEDIESTLRIASQEAESAFSDGTLYIEKYIQNPRHVEIQLLADSHGNVVHLGERDCSVQRNHQKLIEESPSPVVSDEMRKRMGESAVRLFKEIGYVGAGTVEFLVEGDNFYFMEVNARVQVEHPVTEMITGIDIIREQILAAGGAKLSVTQDDIDLKGYAMECRINAKSPGKVKSYYAPSGFNTRVDSFLFNNAEVSPFYDSLVAKIIVKADTREEGIARMLRALDELEIDGVAVNTEEQKKIIAHPLFRNGDFGTDFINRIEGGDR; translated from the coding sequence ATGATAAAATCTCTTCTTATTGCAAACCGTGGAGAGATTACTGTCAGGGTTATCAGGACATGCAAGGAGATGGGAATACGTGCTGTTGCCGTATACTCGGAGGCTGACAGAAACTCTCTTGGTGTAAGAATGGCTGATGAGGCTGTCTGCATAGGTCCTCCTGCATCTAGAGACAGTTATCTCAATCAAAACAATCTTATATCGGCTGCTGTACTTACAGGTTGTGATGCAATACATCCAGGTGTCGGTTTCCTTGCCGAGAGAGCAGATTTTGCAGAGCGGGTGATAAATGAAGGACTTATTTTTGTAGGTCCATCTCCTGAGGTCATAAGGCTGCTGGGAGATAAGGTGCAGGCAAAAGATACCGCAAAAAAATATGGTGTACCTGTTATACCTGGAAGTGACGGTGCTGTATCCGATGTAGAAGAGGCAAAAAAGATAGTAAAAGACATAGGACTTCCTGTTATAGTTAAGGCTGCCTCCGGAGGGGGTGGAAAGGGAATGAGAATAGTCTGGAAAGAGGAGGATATAGAATCTACTCTCAGAATAGCATCCCAGGAAGCAGAAAGCGCATTCTCTGATGGAACACTCTATATAGAAAAATATATTCAGAATCCCAGGCATGTTGAGATACAACTTCTTGCTGATTCCCATGGCAATGTTGTACATCTGGGTGAGAGAGATTGCTCTGTGCAGCGCAACCATCAGAAGCTGATAGAAGAAAGCCCCTCTCCTGTTGTTTCTGACGAAATGAGAAAGAGGATGGGGGAATCTGCCGTAAGACTTTTTAAAGAAATAGGATATGTCGGAGCAGGAACAGTTGAGTTTCTTGTGGAGGGAGATAATTTTTATTTTATGGAAGTAAATGCTCGTGTCCAGGTAGAACATCCCGTAACGGAGATGATAACTGGAATTGATATAATAAGAGAGCAAATTCTTGCAGCGGGAGGAGCTAAACTTAGCGTCACCCAGGATGACATAGACCTCAAAGGCTATGCTATGGAATGCAGAATTAATGCAAAATCGCCCGGAAAAGTAAAATCATATTATGCACCTTCCGGCTTTAATACACGTGTGGACAGCTTCCTATTTAATAATGCAGAAGTCTCTCCCTTCTATGATTCTTTGGTTGCCAAGATAATTGTTAAAGCTGACACCAGAGAAGAAGGAATAGCCAGAATGTTAAGAGCATTGGATGAGCTTGAAATAGACGGAGTTGCGGTCAATACGGAAGAACAGAAAAAGATAATAGCGCATCCTCTCTTTAGAAACGGAGATTTTGGCACTGACTTTATCAACAGGATAGAAGGAGGCGATAGGTGA
- the pdxT gene encoding pyridoxal 5'-phosphate synthase glutaminase subunit PdxT, with amino-acid sequence MAATGILGLQGDYALHLAMLEKLGAEGKIVRTLEEINSCSALIIPGGESTTMLRLLKRFNMLDGLKKLIKEGMPVFGTCAGAILLASKISNYPGQTHLDALDITVERNAYGRQVESFEADIEADLGNMGRHTIRAVFIRAPKITETQEGVESLAFFENTPVLVKKGPVLAATFHPELTDDTSIHKYFLQEVAGLL; translated from the coding sequence ATGGCTGCAACTGGTATTCTTGGCCTGCAGGGAGACTATGCTCTGCATCTGGCTATGCTAGAGAAGCTAGGTGCAGAGGGTAAAATTGTAAGAACGCTTGAGGAGATCAATTCTTGCTCTGCTCTTATCATTCCCGGCGGAGAAAGTACAACCATGTTGAGGCTGCTAAAGCGTTTTAATATGCTTGATGGTCTTAAAAAGCTCATAAAAGAAGGAATGCCTGTTTTTGGCACTTGTGCAGGTGCTATTTTACTTGCTTCCAAAATAAGCAATTATCCAGGCCAGACACATCTAGATGCACTGGATATTACTGTAGAGCGCAATGCATATGGAAGGCAGGTTGAGAGTTTTGAGGCGGATATAGAGGCAGATCTTGGCAACATGGGAAGGCATACAATACGAGCTGTGTTTATTCGTGCTCCTAAGATAACAGAGACACAAGAAGGAGTGGAGAGCCTTGCTTTTTTTGAAAACACTCCTGTTCTTGTAAAGAAGGGTCCTGTTCTTGCTGCTACTTTTCATCCCGAGCTTACCGACGACACCTCAATACACAAATACTTTTTACAGGAAGTGGCAGGACTCTTATAG
- a CDS encoding AMP-binding protein, with protein MLEQKFDSLPARIRQTVEKFPYNTAIMSKNTEGTFIPMSYSEWWEKVKKLSAGLMAEGVKKEDKIGFISDNRWEWITLDMAILSLGATDIPRGSDSTPEEIVYILEHCEAKIVIIETPNLVDKIIETKKPKNIEKIILIEGKKTDCKNLPDDIELITFSELLEKGAKELEKDADIVDREIDKTTGDDLATIIYTSGTTGEPKGVMLPHKSFIFQIDMIKDYLFLEPGEIFLSILPVWHSFERAVDYIVIERGATIAYSKPIGKILLADMAKIQPQWMAAVPRVFEGIRNAIYRNINKSPTATKMLFSFFVWVGEMYSYFLNMFRGLLPDFLPRNRIVDKVVAAVPLLILAPFRGLGEVLVFKKLKSKLGGRFRCGISGGGALPPHVDSFFQATGIPVLEGYGLTETGPVLAVRNQKRPMTGTVGPIFDKLEYKVVDDNGHIMGPGHKGVLWIKSPQNMYGYYKRPKETEKVLKDGWLCTGDIVRFTHGREFAIVGRAKDTIVLRGGENVEPGPIEEKLKQSELIENAIVVGQDRKFLGALIVPDRENLERIAAEKNINYIEYEELLESAEIQETLSDEINRLISPREGFKAFERIFRFKILNHQFEVGRELTPSLKIKRHVIQELYKEEIESLFS; from the coding sequence ATGTTGGAGCAGAAGTTTGATTCTCTTCCCGCGAGAATACGGCAAACTGTAGAGAAATTTCCCTATAATACCGCAATAATGTCAAAAAATACGGAAGGGACATTTATCCCCATGAGCTATTCGGAATGGTGGGAAAAGGTAAAAAAGCTATCTGCAGGACTTATGGCAGAAGGCGTAAAAAAAGAAGACAAGATAGGCTTTATAAGTGATAACAGGTGGGAGTGGATAACTCTGGACATGGCCATTCTATCTTTGGGAGCAACTGATATTCCACGTGGAAGCGATTCTACCCCAGAGGAAATCGTATACATACTAGAACACTGTGAAGCAAAAATTGTAATCATAGAAACACCAAATCTTGTTGACAAAATAATAGAAACAAAAAAGCCCAAAAACATAGAAAAAATAATTCTTATAGAAGGCAAAAAAACAGATTGTAAAAACCTGCCCGATGATATAGAGCTTATAACCTTCTCTGAGCTATTGGAAAAAGGAGCAAAAGAGCTTGAAAAAGATGCTGATATCGTTGACAGAGAAATAGATAAAACAACAGGAGATGATCTTGCAACAATAATATACACATCAGGAACAACAGGAGAGCCCAAGGGCGTTATGCTCCCGCACAAGAGCTTTATATTCCAGATAGACATGATAAAGGATTATCTATTTCTTGAACCAGGAGAAATATTCCTTTCAATATTACCTGTATGGCATTCTTTTGAAAGAGCTGTAGATTACATAGTCATAGAAAGAGGCGCAACAATTGCCTACTCCAAGCCAATAGGCAAAATATTATTGGCGGATATGGCAAAGATACAACCTCAGTGGATGGCTGCAGTACCGCGAGTATTTGAGGGAATCAGAAACGCGATATACAGAAATATCAACAAAAGTCCAACAGCTACAAAAATGCTCTTTAGCTTCTTTGTATGGGTCGGCGAGATGTATTCCTATTTCTTAAACATGTTCCGGGGACTTTTACCAGATTTCTTGCCCAGAAACAGAATAGTGGATAAGGTAGTTGCAGCAGTACCTCTGCTTATTCTTGCACCATTCCGTGGGCTGGGAGAGGTTCTTGTCTTTAAAAAGCTCAAGTCCAAGCTAGGAGGACGTTTTAGATGCGGCATATCAGGCGGCGGAGCACTTCCACCTCACGTTGACTCCTTCTTCCAGGCAACAGGAATCCCAGTATTGGAAGGTTATGGACTTACAGAAACAGGCCCGGTTCTTGCTGTAAGAAACCAAAAACGCCCAATGACAGGCACAGTTGGTCCCATATTTGATAAGCTTGAGTATAAGGTCGTAGACGACAATGGACACATAATGGGACCAGGACACAAAGGCGTACTCTGGATAAAAAGCCCTCAAAACATGTATGGTTATTACAAAAGACCAAAAGAAACAGAGAAAGTTCTCAAAGACGGCTGGCTCTGTACAGGTGATATCGTAAGGTTTACCCATGGTAGAGAATTTGCAATCGTAGGGAGAGCAAAGGACACAATCGTGCTACGTGGCGGCGAGAACGTGGAACCCGGGCCTATAGAAGAAAAACTCAAACAATCGGAGCTAATAGAAAACGCAATCGTAGTAGGACAGGACCGCAAATTTCTTGGTGCACTAATCGTACCGGATAGAGAGAACCTTGAGCGCATAGCCGCAGAAAAAAACATAAACTACATAGAATATGAAGAACTTCTGGAAAGCGCAGAAATACAAGAAACACTCAGCGACGAGATAAACCGTCTAATAAGTCCAAGGGAAGGCTTCAAAGCCTTTGAGAGAATCTTCAGATTTAAGATACTTAACCACCAATTTGAAGTGGGAAGAGAACTCACCCCCTCTCTCAAAATCAAGCGCCATGTCATACAAGAACTATACAAAGAAGAAATAGAAAGCCTTTTTTCATAA
- a CDS encoding P-II family nitrogen regulator, whose translation MKIIVAIIRPEKLNDVKEALFKAEIHKMTVSHVRGCGQQKGYTEKYRGHISQINLLPKVRIEIAVNDEFVKPTIETIMKAAKTGNIGDGKIFVTPLEEVYRIRTGEEGKEAIG comes from the coding sequence ATGAAAATAATAGTTGCAATAATAAGACCGGAAAAATTAAACGATGTAAAAGAAGCCCTTTTTAAGGCAGAAATACACAAAATGACAGTATCACATGTAAGAGGCTGCGGACAACAAAAAGGATATACAGAAAAATACAGAGGACACATTTCTCAGATAAACCTCCTTCCCAAGGTGAGAATAGAAATTGCCGTAAATGACGAGTTTGTAAAACCCACAATAGAAACTATTATGAAAGCCGCAAAAACTGGTAACATAGGCGATGGAAAAATATTTGTTACTCCATTGGAAGAAGTATACAGGATAAGAACAGGAGAAGAAGGAAAAGAAGCCATAGGTTAA
- a CDS encoding polyprenyl synthetase family protein has product MIKEFLSQQRSMIAKKIEDAEECLLKETKHVSAFSDDAVRWLCQFSLRGKMIRGALVILGSSLYAESISDSAYCVAAALELFQSGLLIHDDIMDNDKIRRGDRSLHHRYTMELANVNNSPEKTGESLAICVGDLAFFAAYKLLADAKISPAILAIISTEYAKVGLAQMDDVYYSSTNKEILLEDVLRVYRYKTGRYTFSLPLAVGAMLAEAPQEDIRLLEGIGELLGQAFQVMDDVIGIMGSSDITGKPEGSDIKEGKRTVLWLLLKDRLELSQQEKILSLWGRDISSYQLNKIRKAIEDLGVLDEIKKMISEWNAEILNNLKALSIDTKKKKILEELVKYNTERSF; this is encoded by the coding sequence ATGATAAAGGAATTTTTATCTCAACAGCGGTCTATGATAGCAAAGAAAATCGAGGATGCAGAAGAGTGTCTTTTAAAAGAGACAAAACATGTGTCTGCTTTTTCTGATGATGCGGTAAGATGGTTATGCCAGTTTTCTCTCAGGGGCAAAATGATAAGGGGAGCTCTTGTGATATTGGGTTCCAGCTTGTATGCAGAATCGATTAGCGATAGCGCTTACTGTGTGGCGGCGGCTCTGGAGCTTTTTCAGTCCGGGCTTCTTATACATGACGATATAATGGATAATGATAAAATACGACGTGGAGATAGGTCTTTGCATCATAGATATACTATGGAGCTTGCCAATGTAAACAATAGTCCGGAAAAGACAGGGGAGTCTCTGGCAATTTGTGTGGGGGATCTTGCTTTTTTTGCTGCATATAAGCTTCTTGCGGATGCAAAAATAAGTCCGGCTATTTTGGCTATTATAAGCACAGAGTATGCAAAGGTCGGGCTTGCTCAGATGGATGATGTATATTATTCTTCTACTAATAAAGAAATATTGTTAGAAGATGTTCTAAGGGTCTATAGATATAAGACAGGTAGGTATACTTTTTCTCTTCCTCTTGCAGTTGGAGCTATGCTTGCAGAAGCCCCGCAGGAGGATATAAGGCTCCTTGAGGGAATAGGGGAGCTCTTGGGGCAGGCTTTTCAGGTTATGGATGATGTTATAGGGATAATGGGTAGCTCAGACATAACCGGCAAACCGGAAGGTAGTGATATAAAAGAGGGTAAAAGGACAGTACTTTGGCTTTTGTTAAAGGACAGGTTAGAGCTAAGCCAGCAAGAGAAAATACTCTCTTTATGGGGACGTGATATAAGCTCTTATCAGCTTAATAAAATAAGAAAGGCAATAGAAGATTTGGGTGTCCTTGACGAGATAAAAAAAATGATATCGGAGTGGAATGCAGAAATTCTTAATAACTTGAAAGCACTTTCTATTGATACGAAAAAGAAAAAAATACTTGAGGAACTTGTGAAGTATAATACGGAGAGAAGTTTTTAG
- a CDS encoding peptidylprolyl isomerase, which translates to MRHIFLYILIIISILTSCVSNKETADNKPDINQETVKKGLLVQLSYTGMLTNSTQFAASPPDAPLIFIIGSGMIIKGLEEGIIGMHVGETRTIIVPPEKGYGLWDKNAVQRFYYEDLGLSDSSTVEIGDIIGVDTQQGIIPATVIEKNKDTIVVDLNHPLAGKTLIFKVTILAIREPTEQEKKLYSTFTSGN; encoded by the coding sequence ATGCGACACATATTTTTATATATCCTTATAATTATTAGTATTCTTACAAGCTGCGTAAGCAATAAGGAAACTGCAGATAACAAACCAGACATAAATCAGGAAACAGTAAAAAAAGGCCTTCTTGTACAACTCTCATATACCGGCATGCTCACCAACTCCACACAATTTGCAGCAAGCCCTCCTGATGCCCCCCTTATCTTTATAATCGGCAGTGGAATGATAATAAAAGGACTGGAAGAAGGCATAATAGGCATGCACGTAGGAGAAACAAGAACGATAATAGTACCCCCGGAAAAAGGCTATGGACTATGGGACAAGAACGCAGTTCAAAGATTTTATTATGAAGATCTGGGACTATCCGATTCTTCTACCGTAGAAATAGGCGACATAATAGGAGTGGACACACAACAAGGCATTATTCCGGCAACAGTGATAGAAAAAAACAAAGACACCATTGTAGTAGACCTAAACCATCCCCTTGCCGGTAAAACCCTTATCTTCAAAGTAACAATTCTTGCAATAAGAGAACCAACCGAGCAGGAAAAAAAGCTGTATTCCACCTTTACCTCCGGCAACTAA
- the fabZ gene encoding 3-hydroxyacyl-ACP dehydratase FabZ, protein MTDIKSLLPHREPFLYVDELETISDERIVAYRTYKEDEYFFKGHFPEYPVVPGVILVETMAQAGGAGVRALGKLGDDALFFLATVDKAKFRRQVRPNDKVKLVIDNIRISARMIKQAGKAYVGDELAAEAEWLCLVGDAPIEK, encoded by the coding sequence ATGACAGACATAAAATCTCTTTTACCTCATAGAGAACCTTTTTTATACGTAGATGAGCTTGAGACTATATCGGACGAGCGGATTGTAGCATACAGAACCTATAAAGAAGATGAATATTTCTTTAAAGGCCATTTCCCTGAGTATCCTGTAGTACCTGGAGTCATTCTTGTTGAAACCATGGCGCAGGCAGGAGGAGCCGGAGTTCGTGCTCTTGGCAAACTAGGAGACGATGCTCTGTTTTTTCTTGCAACAGTTGACAAGGCAAAATTTAGAAGGCAGGTAAGACCCAATGACAAGGTAAAGCTTGTCATAGACAACATAAGAATATCGGCAAGAATGATAAAGCAAGCAGGAAAAGCCTATGTAGGAGATGAGCTTGCAGCAGAAGCCGAATGGCTCTGTCTCGTGGGTGATGCCCCCATAGAAAAGTAG
- the pdxS gene encoding pyridoxal 5'-phosphate synthase lyase subunit PdxS has product MSEKLWSERQTATWRTKVGLAEMLKGGVIMDVVTPEQAKIAEDAGAAAVMALERVPADIRAQGGVARMSDPEIIIRIQEAVSIPVMAKCRIGHFAEAQILEALGVDFIDESEVLTPADEDFHVWKHDFKVPFVCGCRDLGEALRRIGEGAAMIRTKGEAGTGDIVEAVRHMRTVMGGIRRLTQLGKEELMTEAKILGAPFDLVYEIAQTGKLPVPNFSAGGVATPADAALMVQLGAEAVFVGSGIFKSEDPKKRAKAIVEAVTYYNDPKKLAEISRGLGEPMSGIAVRSLDEREQLAKRGW; this is encoded by the coding sequence ATGAGCGAAAAATTATGGTCAGAGAGGCAGACTGCGACCTGGCGTACCAAGGTGGGGCTTGCAGAGATGCTTAAGGGCGGTGTGATTATGGATGTCGTAACGCCCGAGCAGGCTAAGATTGCCGAGGATGCCGGCGCTGCGGCTGTGATGGCGCTGGAGAGGGTTCCGGCCGATATACGTGCTCAGGGCGGTGTCGCAAGGATGAGCGATCCTGAGATCATTATAAGGATTCAGGAGGCTGTGTCCATTCCTGTTATGGCTAAGTGCCGCATAGGACATTTTGCAGAGGCTCAGATTCTTGAAGCTTTAGGGGTGGATTTTATAGATGAGAGCGAGGTTCTTACTCCTGCAGATGAGGATTTTCATGTATGGAAGCATGATTTCAAGGTGCCTTTTGTCTGCGGATGCCGTGATCTGGGCGAGGCGCTGAGGCGTATCGGAGAGGGCGCTGCCATGATAAGAACCAAAGGTGAGGCAGGTACAGGTGATATTGTGGAGGCTGTAAGACATATGCGCACTGTTATGGGTGGCATAAGGCGTCTTACTCAGCTTGGCAAAGAGGAGCTCATGACAGAGGCTAAGATTTTGGGTGCTCCTTTTGACCTTGTATACGAGATTGCTCAGACAGGCAAGCTACCCGTGCCCAATTTTTCTGCGGGCGGTGTCGCAACCCCTGCAGATGCAGCTCTTATGGTACAGCTGGGTGCAGAGGCTGTTTTTGTGGGCTCCGGTATTTTTAAGTCAGAAGATCCCAAGAAGAGAGCAAAGGCTATTGTTGAGGCTGTTACTTACTATAATGACCCCAAGAAGCTTGCAGAGATTTCCCGCGGTCTTGGAGAACCTATGTCAGGTATTGCCGTACGCTCTCTTGATGAGCGAGAACAGCTTGCAAAGAGGGGCTGGTAA